The following proteins are co-located in the Billgrantia tianxiuensis genome:
- the tusA gene encoding sulfurtransferase TusA: protein MTNTADSQPTFTHQVELDTTGLYCPEPIMLMHNKVRDMQPGEILKVIATDPATTRDVPKFCSFLGHELISQQESDGQYLYFIRLG from the coding sequence ATGACGAATACCGCCGACTCACAGCCCACCTTCACCCATCAGGTTGAGCTGGATACGACCGGACTCTACTGCCCGGAGCCCATCATGCTGATGCACAACAAAGTGCGCGACATGCAGCCTGGCGAGATTCTCAAGGTGATCGCCACGGATCCGGCGACCACTCGGGACGTGCCCAAGTTTTGTAGCTTTCTCGGCCATGAGCTGATCTCGCAGCAGGAGTCGGACGGGCAGTATCTCTACTTTATCCGTTTAGGCTGA
- a CDS encoding antibiotic biosynthesis monooxygenase family protein: MIKIIIERRIMPGLEEEYEEAAREAMRHSLGAKGFVGGETLVERGHSDRRLMIVKWRDLNAWNEWYTSEERSRAMQRILPLLTEDETIRIYEPSY; encoded by the coding sequence ATGATCAAGATCATTATCGAACGTCGTATCATGCCTGGCCTGGAAGAGGAATACGAGGAGGCGGCGCGCGAAGCCATGCGTCACTCGCTCGGCGCCAAAGGGTTCGTGGGTGGAGAGACCCTGGTCGAACGCGGCCACAGCGACCGGCGTCTGATGATCGTCAAATGGCGCGACCTGAACGCCTGGAACGAATGGTACACCAGCGAAGAACGCTCCAGGGCAATGCAGCGCATTCTGCCGCTGCTGACCGAGGACGAGACCATCCGCATCTATGAACCCTCCTACTGA
- the rlmM gene encoding 23S rRNA (cytidine(2498)-2'-O)-methyltransferase RlmM, which yields MPQGEVRVVPDQLLFYCRPGFEHDVAAEVAVHVKLLGWQGRSDFSPQEGYVCFLVEDERPANELHRELRFEQLVFARQCLVALPPLSLARDDRLSAIVTQVVASGWSFDAIWHETPDTNEGKALAGLIKALTRPLESTLRKRGALRRKAAGRRLHLFWTDGDRVQLGMSFAGNRSELPGGIRRLRFPSAAPSRSTLKLEEAWHEFIPRDEWDERLAEGMQAADLGAAPGGWTWQLVNRGMHVFAIDNGPMKGDLMATGLVEHLREDGFVWEPPYRLDWLVCDIVDKPARVTAMVQRWLTRRWCREAVFNLKLPMKRRWEEVERCLAQLEDALADAGVRAMLRCRHLYHDREEVTVHVRLRD from the coding sequence ATGCCACAAGGGGAAGTGCGCGTGGTACCGGATCAGCTGCTGTTCTATTGTCGTCCGGGGTTCGAGCATGACGTAGCCGCTGAAGTGGCGGTGCATGTCAAGCTGTTAGGGTGGCAGGGCAGGTCGGACTTTTCTCCGCAGGAGGGTTACGTGTGCTTCCTCGTAGAGGATGAGCGACCAGCCAACGAATTGCATCGTGAGCTACGTTTCGAGCAGCTCGTCTTTGCGCGCCAGTGTCTGGTGGCGTTGCCGCCGCTTTCCCTGGCGCGAGATGACAGGCTCTCCGCTATTGTGACGCAGGTTGTTGCCAGTGGCTGGAGCTTCGATGCCATATGGCACGAGACGCCCGATACCAACGAAGGCAAGGCCCTGGCGGGGCTGATCAAGGCACTGACACGCCCGCTGGAATCGACGCTGCGCAAGCGCGGCGCTCTGCGTCGAAAGGCGGCAGGGCGTCGACTGCACCTGTTCTGGACGGACGGCGATCGTGTCCAGTTGGGCATGAGTTTTGCCGGTAACCGCAGCGAGCTGCCAGGCGGCATACGGCGTTTGCGTTTCCCTTCGGCTGCCCCCAGTCGTTCGACCTTGAAGCTAGAGGAGGCTTGGCACGAGTTCATACCCCGCGATGAGTGGGATGAGCGCCTGGCCGAAGGTATGCAAGCTGCCGATCTGGGGGCAGCGCCAGGTGGTTGGACCTGGCAGTTGGTCAATCGTGGAATGCATGTCTTTGCCATCGACAACGGTCCCATGAAAGGGGATCTGATGGCCACAGGGCTGGTCGAACATCTACGTGAGGATGGTTTTGTCTGGGAGCCGCCGTATCGGCTGGATTGGCTGGTATGCGATATCGTCGACAAGCCGGCTCGTGTGACGGCGATGGTACAGCGTTGGTTGACCCGGCGCTGGTGCCGGGAGGCAGTGTTCAACCTCAAGCTGCCAATGAAGCGGCGCTGGGAAGAGGTCGAACGTTGCCTGGCTCAGTTGGAGGATGCGCTGGCGGATGCCGGTGTGCGCGCTATGCTGCGCTGCCGGCATCTCTATCACGACCGTGAAGAGGTCACGGTGCACGTCAGGCTACGAGACTGA
- the gdhA gene encoding NADP-specific glutamate dehydrogenase yields MTYIHDTLEGLRRSSPAQGEFYQAAEEVLECLRPLLETVPRYHQHSIIERIVEPERQIMFRVSWVDDAGKVQVNKGYRIQFNSALGPYKGGLRFHPSVNASIIKFLGFEQIFKNALTGLPIGGGKGGSNFDPKGKSDGEIMRFCQSFMNELYRHIGPTIDVPAGDIGVGAREIGYLYGQYKRLTGRYEGVFTGKGLNWGGSLGRKEATGYGAVYFAQNMLEARGDSITGKTCLVSGAGNVAIYTIEKLYQLGARPITCSDSRGTIHHPEGIDLDTLKLLKEIKRTSLREYVEHHPEATYIDAQDYPSDGHAVWRIAGDVAFPSATQNEVTEADAIALLNNGVHCISEGSNMSSTAAAVDRFLETRVAYGPGKAANAGGVATSQLEMAQNSSMQQWTLEKVDSKLQAIMADIHRQCASTAEEFGEPTNLVLGANIAGFRKVADAMIDQGVV; encoded by the coding sequence ATGACCTACATCCACGACACCCTCGAAGGGTTGCGCAGGAGCAGTCCGGCCCAAGGCGAGTTCTACCAGGCCGCCGAGGAAGTGCTCGAATGCCTGCGGCCTCTGCTCGAAACCGTGCCGCGCTATCATCAACACAGCATCATTGAGCGTATCGTCGAGCCCGAGCGCCAGATCATGTTCCGCGTTAGCTGGGTTGACGATGCCGGCAAGGTTCAGGTCAACAAGGGCTATCGCATCCAGTTCAACTCGGCACTTGGCCCTTACAAGGGCGGCCTGCGCTTTCATCCCAGCGTCAACGCCAGCATCATCAAATTCCTGGGTTTCGAGCAAATCTTCAAGAACGCCCTGACCGGACTGCCCATCGGCGGTGGCAAGGGAGGCTCCAACTTCGACCCGAAGGGCAAGTCCGACGGCGAGATCATGCGCTTCTGTCAGTCGTTCATGAACGAGCTGTACCGCCACATTGGGCCGACCATCGACGTTCCCGCCGGTGACATCGGCGTGGGCGCCCGGGAGATCGGCTACCTATATGGTCAGTACAAGCGCCTCACGGGCCGCTACGAAGGGGTGTTCACTGGCAAAGGGCTGAACTGGGGCGGCTCTCTCGGCCGAAAGGAAGCTACCGGCTATGGTGCGGTCTACTTTGCCCAGAACATGCTCGAAGCGCGTGGCGATAGCATTACCGGCAAGACTTGTTTGGTATCCGGTGCCGGCAATGTGGCCATCTACACGATCGAGAAGCTCTACCAACTCGGCGCCCGGCCCATTACCTGCTCGGACTCCCGCGGCACGATCCATCACCCAGAGGGGATCGACCTCGATACACTCAAGTTGCTCAAGGAGATCAAGCGCACCTCACTACGTGAGTATGTCGAACACCATCCCGAGGCAACGTACATCGATGCCCAGGACTACCCGAGCGACGGCCATGCCGTATGGCGTATCGCGGGTGACGTGGCCTTCCCCAGCGCCACTCAAAACGAAGTAACCGAGGCCGATGCCATCGCCCTGCTTAACAATGGTGTGCACTGCATCAGCGAAGGCTCCAACATGTCCTCTACGGCAGCCGCCGTCGACCGTTTCCTCGAGACCAGGGTCGCCTATGGCCCCGGCAAGGCCGCCAATGCCGGCGGCGTGGCCACCAGCCAGCTAGAGATGGCACAGAACAGCAGCATGCAGCAGTGGACCTTGGAGAAGGTCGACTCCAAGCTGCAGGCGATCATGGCAGATATTCATCGGCAGTGTGCGAGCACTGCAGAGGAGTTCGGCGAGCCAACCAACCTGGTACTCGGTGCCAATATCGCCGGCTTCCGCAAGGTGGCCGATGCCATGATTGATCAAGGTGTCGTATAG
- the sugE gene encoding quaternary ammonium compound efflux SMR transporter SugE codes for MAWLMLVVAGLLEVAWALGLKASAGFTRPLPSLLTIMAMVASFYLLAQAMKALPVGTAYAIWVGIGAVGTVLLGILIYGDSASPLRLLSLVLILAGLVGLKLAA; via the coding sequence ATGGCCTGGTTGATGTTGGTCGTTGCCGGTCTTCTCGAAGTGGCGTGGGCGTTGGGCCTGAAGGCATCAGCGGGCTTTACCCGACCGCTTCCCAGTCTGCTCACGATTATGGCCATGGTGGCCAGCTTTTATCTGCTGGCACAGGCAATGAAGGCGTTGCCCGTGGGTACCGCCTACGCCATCTGGGTAGGCATTGGCGCGGTGGGTACGGTCTTGCTGGGCATTCTGATCTATGGCGATAGCGCTTCGCCGCTGCGGCTGCTCAGCCTGGTGCTGATCCTTGCTGGCCTAGTGGGCCTGAAGCTGGCTGCTTAG
- the prpD gene encoding 2-methylcitrate dehydratase — protein MSATVERNVRPDYDPELQKIADYVLDYRIESDEALDTARNCLIDTLGCGLLALRFPECTKHLGPLAEGTVVPHGARVPGTSFRLDTVKAAWDIGCIVRWLDYNDTWLAAEWGHPSDNLGAILAVADYLSQKRVAQGEAPLTMRDVLEAMIKAHEIQGVLALENSFNRVGLDHVVLVKVASTTVAAHLMGANREQLLSALSHAWADGQSLRTYRHAPNAGSRKSWAAGDATSRGVRLADIALRGEMGIPGVLSAPQWGFYDVLFSKTNKDQAIKPEGERKLRFQREFGTYVMENILFKIAFPAEFHAQTACEAAVRLHPQVKDRLEEIERVVITTHESAIRIISKEGELANPADRDHCLQYMVAVPLIFGDLTAEHYEDDFHRQHPLIDTLRGKMEVREEPRYTQDYLAADKRSIANAIQVLFRDGSATECIEVEYPIGHRRRRDEGIPILEEKFRRNLATRFPAGRCERIFSLCRDQAQLEATPVHRFVELFVI, from the coding sequence ATGAGCGCCACCGTCGAACGCAACGTCCGTCCCGATTACGACCCTGAACTGCAGAAGATCGCCGACTACGTTCTCGACTATCGGATCGAGAGCGACGAGGCGCTGGATACCGCACGCAACTGTCTCATTGATACCTTGGGTTGTGGCCTGCTGGCGCTGCGCTTCCCGGAATGCACCAAGCACCTGGGGCCGCTCGCCGAAGGAACCGTCGTGCCCCATGGGGCTCGAGTGCCCGGCACCTCTTTTCGCCTCGACACGGTCAAGGCCGCCTGGGACATCGGTTGTATCGTGCGCTGGCTCGACTACAACGACACCTGGCTCGCGGCCGAGTGGGGGCATCCTTCCGACAACCTGGGCGCCATTCTCGCCGTGGCGGATTACCTCTCGCAAAAGCGAGTCGCCCAGGGCGAGGCACCGCTGACCATGCGCGACGTGCTCGAGGCCATGATCAAGGCTCATGAGATCCAGGGCGTGCTGGCGCTAGAAAACTCCTTCAACCGGGTTGGCCTGGATCATGTGGTACTGGTCAAGGTGGCATCCACGACGGTAGCCGCCCACCTGATGGGGGCGAATCGGGAGCAACTGCTGTCGGCTCTGTCGCATGCCTGGGCCGACGGTCAGAGCCTGCGTACCTACCGCCATGCTCCCAATGCCGGCTCGCGCAAGAGCTGGGCCGCGGGAGATGCCACTTCTCGTGGCGTGCGTCTGGCCGACATCGCCCTGCGTGGCGAGATGGGCATACCCGGGGTACTCAGTGCGCCACAATGGGGCTTCTACGACGTGCTCTTCTCGAAGACCAACAAGGATCAGGCGATCAAGCCGGAAGGGGAGAGGAAGCTTCGCTTCCAGCGCGAGTTCGGCACTTACGTGATGGAAAACATCCTATTCAAGATCGCCTTCCCGGCAGAGTTCCATGCCCAGACTGCCTGCGAGGCCGCAGTGCGTTTACACCCTCAGGTCAAGGACCGCCTCGAGGAGATTGAACGTGTCGTCATCACCACTCATGAATCGGCGATTCGTATCATCTCCAAGGAGGGCGAGTTGGCCAACCCGGCGGACCGTGACCACTGCTTGCAGTACATGGTGGCCGTGCCGTTGATCTTCGGCGATCTGACCGCCGAACACTACGAGGATGACTTTCATCGCCAGCACCCGCTTATCGATACGCTGCGCGGGAAGATGGAAGTGAGAGAGGAGCCCCGCTACACCCAGGACTATCTGGCTGCCGACAAGCGCTCTATCGCCAATGCCATCCAGGTGCTCTTCCGCGACGGCAGCGCCACGGAGTGCATCGAGGTTGAATACCCCATCGGTCATCGCCGACGTCGCGACGAAGGCATTCCCATTCTCGAGGAGAAGTTTCGGCGCAATCTGGCCACGCGCTTCCCCGCCGGGCGCTGCGAGCGAATATTCTCGTTGTGCAGAGATCAGGCGCAGCTAGAAGCCACGCCGGTACATCGATTCGTCGAACTCTTCGTCATCTGA
- the prpF gene encoding 2-methylaconitate cis-trans isomerase PrpF codes for MANVPQIKIPATYMRGGTSKGVFFRLDDLPEAAQKPGPARDALLLRVIGSPDPYQKQIDGMGGATSSTSKTVILSKSESADHDVDYLFGQVSIDKPFVDWSGNCGNLSAAVGPFAISNGLVDPSRIPENGIATVRIWQANIGKTIISRVPITNGQVQETGDFELDGVTFPAAEVAVEFMDPADGEGAMFPTSNLVDELEVPGVGTLETTMINAGIPTVFVNAGAIGYSGTELQEAINGDTRALAMFESIRAHAAVRMGLIKEVSEAAERQHTPKVAFVAPPADYVASSGKAIKASDIDLVVRALSMGKLHHAMMGTAAVAIATAAAVPGTLVNLAAGGGERNSVHFGHPSGTLRVGAEASQSNGQWTATKAVMSRSARVLMEGWVRVPGDSF; via the coding sequence ATGGCTAACGTTCCTCAAATCAAGATTCCCGCCACCTACATGCGTGGCGGCACCAGCAAGGGCGTCTTCTTCCGTCTGGATGACCTGCCCGAGGCGGCACAGAAGCCCGGGCCTGCCCGCGATGCGCTGCTGCTGCGGGTGATCGGCAGCCCCGACCCCTACCAGAAGCAAATCGACGGCATGGGCGGGGCCACCTCCAGTACCAGCAAGACGGTGATTCTGTCGAAGAGCGAAAGCGCCGACCATGACGTCGATTACCTGTTCGGTCAGGTCTCCATCGACAAGCCCTTCGTCGACTGGAGCGGCAACTGCGGCAACCTCTCCGCCGCCGTCGGTCCCTTCGCCATCAGCAACGGTCTGGTGGATCCTTCGCGCATCCCCGAGAACGGCATCGCCACGGTGCGCATCTGGCAGGCCAACATCGGCAAGACCATCATCTCCCGGGTACCCATCACCAATGGGCAGGTGCAGGAGACCGGCGACTTCGAGCTCGACGGCGTGACCTTTCCGGCGGCCGAGGTGGCAGTCGAGTTCATGGATCCGGCCGACGGCGAGGGCGCCATGTTCCCCACCAGCAACCTGGTCGACGAGCTCGAGGTGCCGGGAGTGGGAACCCTCGAAACCACCATGATCAATGCCGGTATTCCGACGGTATTCGTCAACGCCGGGGCGATCGGCTATAGCGGCACCGAGCTGCAGGAGGCGATCAACGGCGATACCAGGGCGCTGGCGATGTTCGAATCGATTCGCGCCCACGCCGCGGTGCGCATGGGGCTGATCAAGGAGGTCAGCGAGGCGGCCGAACGTCAGCACACGCCCAAGGTGGCCTTTGTCGCGCCGCCGGCCGACTATGTCGCCTCGAGCGGCAAGGCGATCAAAGCCTCGGACATTGACCTTGTCGTGCGCGCGCTCTCCATGGGCAAGCTGCACCACGCCATGATGGGCACGGCAGCCGTGGCTATCGCCACGGCGGCGGCGGTGCCCGGCACCCTGGTCAACCTGGCGGCGGGTGGTGGCGAACGTAACTCGGTGCACTTCGGCCATCCCTCCGGCACCCTGCGAGTGGGAGCGGAAGCCTCCCAGTCCAACGGCCAGTGGACAGCCACCAAGGCGGTAATGAGCCGCAGCGCCCGGGTGTTGATGGAAGGGTGGGTGCGTGTGCCCGGCGATTCGTTCTAG